The Enterobacter oligotrophicus sequence ATTATTATTGATGGAATAACAGAATAGCCAGTGGACATGTATTTTCAGAATATCAGAAATGTTAAAATCGTTGACGCTGCGTTTTCTAGTATAAGACTGGTAAACTCATCAGTATCCATGAACTATTTGGCGTTCAGTGATGTTCGCGGATCTGATTATTATCTTTCTGAGATTGATTCAAATAGTTGTATCTATAGTGAAAATGAACGAGCGCAATTAGGAAGGCCTTTGCAGGGATTGATTATCAATTCAATTCCCGCATATTAGTGGAAGTAATGGCTTGCGTGATAGGTTTCTTACAACGCATCGTAGAACTAAAACAAACCTCAGTCTCGCTTCCTCATGTGGCTATGGATGCAGTTTTGACCAATCAGCAAGCATGAACTCAGCAACAGGTTCTTTGTACCCCAGCACCCAAGCGCAGTATGCACTTCTTGGCACCTACGTTTCTGGATGGATTATTCCTGCAGGGACAACGGTAGTTATAACAAATCCGGCGAATATCATGATGGTTGTTGGTCGATATTATGCCTGGTCTGTTGATGTATGCTGGATAGTTGCCGGGGATGCCACAGTGCAATTAGTGCAGTCTGGAGGAGTCACTCTCTCATAACCGCTGGTAAGAAATACATCTACAGAAAACGGATACAGAACATTTTCTGGACTTGGCTGGTATAGTGCCGCATAAGAGGATAATCGCTGTGCATTGAGGATTAATGGAGGAACAGTATCAACTGTTTTACAAACCAGCATGTTTCAATTTCAAATGTTCGATTCTCTTTCTGAGGCTATCAACTGGTTTAACTCCGGCATATGTCTGGGTAAAAACTCTACTATATGATTCATGCCCCATGAAGGGGCTATTATTTCTAAAAATTCGACATGATGAAACCAACAATCCCGCCAACAAGGCAGCCCACCGCAATTTCAGGTAGGCTATGCCCAACCCTCTCACGCAGACCAGATTGATTTATCTTGTTGATGGCCTTCGCGTGCTTCTCCACCTGCTTGCGTAGACTTTTCGCATCAAGCAATACGATGTACGCCAGAGTCACAGCAACACCAAATGCCGGATTATCAATCCCATTTCTAAACCCAATCAGCGAAACCATACTGAATACGATCGCCGAGTGGTTACTTGGCATTCCGCCATAACCTATCAATGAAAAGGCCAGCTTGCCTTCTCTGATGCTGTTCACCAGAAACTTAGTAACGCCAGTAACAAACCATGCAACGAAAGGCGTTGCCAGATACACAAAGCTCATCATTTTCCCTTAAGGCATAAGCACATAAACACAGGTACTAATCCACGCCAGAATTGTAAGTATTAGCGGGTAATCTGAAAGAAGAGAGTCTGTGGGAGACTCACCGCCATCAAGTGAATCAACGTTATACCAGTAGCGGAAGAGACCGAAAAGAACCAATGGAATTGTGATTGTCATTTCCGGTTTCTCTGAGATCACATACAGGCTATAGAAAACCAGAGCGCCAGTTGCGGACATTTCAGAGTACCGAGACACAAGCTGAACGGAGTATTTACCAAGGACATTCCTGGACTCCTTTCCACTCTTTAAAAGCTCCTGTCGGCGCTTGATGGATGCAAGGTAAAGAGCCAGACACAGTGTTGTGATGAACATCCACTGAGAAAGGCTGACACCTATAGCCATAGCTCCAGCCATAGTCCTTAGCACAAAGCCTATAGCAATGCAGAATATATCTACTACCGGTATGTGTTTCAACTTATATGAGTAGGCAACGTTAAGACCGATATAGCCAATGACGACTACGGCTACATTGCTGTACACGGCCAAAGCCAAAGCCAGGACTGTATACAGAATAGCAAGCAAAGCCCATGCCTGAGCATTAGAAACGGCACCTGATGCAATAGGGCGCTTCATTCTCTTCTTCGGATGAGCCCTGTCTTTCTCAACGTCATTGATATCGTTTAAGACGTAAACAGCGGAGGATGCAGCGCAAAATATCAACATTGCAATAACGGAATGAAGAATCGAATCGGCATTCATGAACTGGCTTGAAAATAGCAATGGAGCCATAACAAACAAGTTTTTTACCCACTGCTTTGGTCTGAGCAATTTAATCAGCCCGGCAGGCAAAGAGTTCCTTTCAGATACTGTATATTCAGTCATGTGTTTTTAAGTAAATGGTAATGAAGTTGCCCGGATGATAGCATGTCTGCAAAATCATGTCTTTATCGGTGGGTAAATGGGGATTATCTATATTATAATCAGCGGCTTATGTAGCGCATTGGCTGGGGCTATGTTAAAACTAGGGGCGCACAGAAAGCCATATGTAAGCCTGTTTGATTTTTGGCCGCATGCATCTGCAGTGGGATTTTATTTTGTGGGTTTTGTATTCTATTTTCTCGCACTATCAAGAATGAGCCTTACCATTGCATATCCGATCATGGTTTCCAGCGCCATTCTGTTTGTGATGTTTATGGGAACGATATGGTTTGCTGAGCCAATTACAACAACGAAAATTGTTGGTGCGGCAATAATTATCCTCGGTGTATTTGTTGTTAATATGGCATGAGGTGTTTTGTGCAAAAGGAACTTCAAAACAAGTGGGCATTAAGTAGTTTTTATATCCTCCTGTTTTTCATAATTGTAAGTCTAGCATCTATAGCAAAACAGCTATTAATGCATTACCAAGTTATTGGAGGGGGTAACTCTGTTTTCATTCTCTCCTTGGTCATTGCTGCGGCCATCACTTTTGTTTCAGCCAGAAAGGCTAACGCATGGATTTTGCTGCCACTTTTGATGATCGGGATTTCTCTGCTTCAAGCCTCTATATATCCAGATCATAGTTGGGATGGGTTGGCGTATCATCAGAAGGCAGCATGGTACCTCATGCATAGTGGAAACCTTCTGTTTGATGGTGATGCTGGAAACTTCTGGATTGCGCTATATCCAAAATCAACGTGGTACTTTGCTGGTGAGGCAGGATTGCAGTTTGGTAGCCTTGCTTACGGCAGCGCCTATCAGCTTATGATCGGATTTTCTGCGTATGCATACACAATCTATTTCTTCGGAAAGAACGGATACTCATTAGTTGCAGGCCATATCTTCGCGGTATTGAGTTTGCTTAGTCCAATATTCATAGCGCAGTCTTTCAGTTATTACGTTGACGCCACGATGGGATTTCTGGCACTCCTGATGATGCTGTCATCACTCGAATATGGAAATACGAGGCACTGGTTTGATGCTGCTGTATTGATCATGGCATCCATCATAATCGTTAATATAAAGTTCTCTGGCTTCCTTTACGTTGGAGTTTGCTTCTTAATTCTGGGCCTGAGAAGCCTTCCCAGAGTGAAGGAAACAGTAACGGTCTGTGTAATTTTTATAGCTTTCCTCATTGCTGGCGTGGGTGTGATTGGCGCTAACCCATACGTTAAGAACTTAGTCTCAGGAAAGCATATATTTTATCCATTGTTTGGGGAGAGTAAGAAAGACATCATCACTTTTGCACAGCCTCCTTCTTTTCATGACATGAATCGTTTTGAAAAGCTGGCAGTGGCTACGTTCTCTCAGAGTGAGAACATAAACGAGGCATCCAAAAGGGATCCTCAACTAAAAGTGCCTGGAATTATAAGTGCTAACGAGTTAAGCCAATTATCCTTTGAAGATTTGCGAATTGCAGGATTTGGTCCGCTTTATTCTTTTGCACTTATATTAGCTTTTGGATTCATCATCTACCGCAGAGGTATAGATCGGAACTGTCTTATACTTCTTGGAATGATTGGACTGAGTACCATTCTTAACCCAGAGGCATGGTGGGCGAGATATGCACCGCACCTGTATACGATACTTCTTCTTCCACTAATAAGCATCAAAAAAGATGAAGATGGGTTGGGGAAAGTATTCATAGGAGCAATCATTGGTGTCGTTATCGTGAACGCACTGATGATGGCAAAGGCAAGATATGAAACATCAAGCTCATTTAATGCTGGTCTCAACTGGATTTCAGGGAGTTGCAAGGACAAGACACTGCACCTCTCACCATTCAATACCTTCCTTATAGAGCCAATGGCTCAGAGAGGTGGTGAGAAATACTTCATCGACGATAAACCATCAGGCGATGCAAAAGACTACAGGCGTAAATTTTACTACTGGTGTGAATGAGTTAGAGACCCGCTCCGGCGGGTCTTCTTATTTCATTAGTTGAGCTATCAGCTCGCAACCTTATGCGGTGCGAGTAGAGGTGCCAAGACGGCTTACTGAAATATCGAATTGTGGTGCATTGAGTTTAATGGTACACCTATAGCACCTGCTATTTGTTCTTACGAACGCCGATACTATCGCTTAATTCTACTGAACAGATCTTTTACTACCTTCCAGTCCATTTGTGACCATATTTATATTCCGATTAAGTCGATAATTTTTGTGTCTTGAACTGAGCAGAGAAAATTAAAAAGTAAAGATAAAAGGCATACCATAACAATGAACCCTACTAAGGAAGTGATTATTTTTAACATGGCATCAACCATCAACACACGCAAACAAACCAGCCAATTGATACACTTATGGCGAACAGATCAAGATGATGTGAATGATGTCATTGTAAGAGAATGATTTATGTGGTAAAAACATAAAAATCACCAAAATCTTTCGGAAATTTTTAATGCGCAACAATGTTGTAGACTACTACCGCGCTTTAGCTGTAACGTTGGTCACTGTATACCATATTCAGATGGGGCTTGGGAAAGATACCTTTGATTTAAATTACGGATTTAACCTATTCGCCCCATTGGGTAATGGTTGGATTGGTGTGGGTATATTTTTCATTCTCTCTGGTTACTGCATGGGGATGTCAACGGCGCGCGATCTTACCAATGGTGTCACTATTTTTAAATCACTTCGGTATTTAATGAAACGCTTCCTTCGTATCGCGCCTGCATATTATTTCTCGATGCTGGTCTGGTTCGTTTTTATTAATTATTTTTCCATTATAAAAAAACCAACAGATCTCATTGATATAATTACCCATTCCATATTCATTCATAATCTGATACCAGAAACCATTTACACCATTAATGGTGTCTACTGGTCCATTGGCGTAGAAATGCAATTCTATGTCTTACTCCCGGTAATTATTGCTCTGGCCACAACGCTAAGCAAGCGAGTTATATTGCTAGCGCTCTGCGTTGTCACAACCATAGCAACTTACTACTCAGACCTGAGCCATGCTTATAAAATTGGGTTAGCTAATTATCTTACACTCTTCGTGTTGGGATGGATGTTTTATGAATACAGGCATCAGATTCATTACTTCTTAAAAAAAAATAATCTTGGGCTGGCGTGTCTTTTAATCGCTGTAACTATGATGTTTTACAAGGGGAACAGTTACAGTAACTCAGAAAAAATTTTTGAACTTATAGTTTCTGTTTTCTTTGGATTAAGCATGATCAATTTCGCGGTTGATGGGAAGTTCGCAAAAACGTCATACATAAATGAGTTAGTAGCCTTAGTCGGAAGAGCATCATTCAGCATATATTTGTATAACTATATATTCTATGCTGTTAAGCCAGTACAATATAATTTGATTGCGGGTCTTGTACTACTAATCACAGTAATTGCGTTCGGTATACTCATGTACCAGATTGTGGAAGTACAAACGGAAAAAATCAGGAAAAGAATTTTCTCCCGAAAAGCTCAAAATGATCACGTGGGACAAGTTGCTTGAATCCAAAAGAAACCCCACTAAGGTGGGGGTTCTTTATCAAAGACATCTAACTTTATCCCGAATTTTGTTTATTCTTTTTTCAAATGCATGTGCAATAAAACAAGCGAAAAATGTAGTGATTGTTCCTGCTATCAATAGCACGAAACTCCGCGCTTCAATATCTGTAATTTTGAAAATAATATAACCAATAGGCAAGTGAAGAAGGTAAAATGGATAAGAATAATCACCCAATAATCTTGAAGTATTGCTTTGCTTCATATTAAATAATTTATAAACTATTATTGCGCTAGATAGTATGTTTATATAGAAGAATAAGGCTGACATTATTTTCAGTTGCGTTGTTGAAGGACCATTTAAGAACCAGATAAAAGTAAAAGCGTAACATATCATAAGAGCAGCAACCGAAGAAACAAAGGCCTTGTTTGAACTGGCCCAGTTCAATAAATAGGTTCGGAAGTAGCATCCAACAGAAAACCCGAGGGAACCAGCTATTATTGTGCCGTAACGATCATCCCACCCTAAGAGCGATTTCTGAGAAATGATTAATACTGTAAGATGATAGCCTATAGATACTGTCAGCCAAAGTGAGATAAATTTCTTTCCCATCTTTACAGCGAATGGAATAAAAGCGTAAAAAAATAACTCAACGAATAAAGTCCACGATGGCGGTATAGTCCTTTCTTTTACATCAAAATCCATTCCGATTAATGTTGAGTTCATCAACCAACTTTTTATGGTTGAGGGTAGAGATAAATTTGAGTCGAAAGCCTTGATGTTATCAACACCTAAAATATATAGCGATGCAATGGTAAAAATGAAAACCAAGAGATACATCGGGTAGATTCTAAGGATTCTATTAATCGCATATTTATAAACACCTATTGGTGATGTGCCATATTTGCCCATGACTATTTCAGTCATTAAATAGCCACTAAGAATGTAAAATGAAAAAACAGCATATCTGCCGATTCCACCAATAATCCATAGATGATTTGCACATACTAATAATGCAAGGAGAAACCTGAAATATCCCACGTCGCATCCTTTTATTTAACTTTATTAATTGTGTTAATAACTCTTGTTTTCAACCAGTCATTCCATTCAATGTGTAACCAAACGACAATAATGATAGTGTTAGCTAATATAGTTAACTGATTTTTATCCCAACCCGTTATCAGCGCTACAATGGTGAGAGTTCCGAGTATTCTGATTAGTATTTTTTTAAAAGTCATGGTTAACCACACATAGGAGACATTACACCATCATACCCAAACATGGAGGAATATGTTACTGAAAAGTTGTATGTGGCCACTGTTGCCATAACTCGAAATTTAAAGGTAGTAAGCTCTAAGATCCTTGCCTAATCTTCAGACTTAAAAAAACTGTGTGCATATACAGTCAGTGATTCAGTGAGGATATCATTAATGCCTCGTCAGTCAGACATACACGCTGCCTTTGTTGCGGCTATACAACTAAACTCCAGGGGCTATCGCTACCTGAGCACTGACAGCTTCATTGAGAAGTTGCGGGAGTTCAATTGGCACTTTACCCGGTCCAATGCAAACTCATGGACAGAGCACTATCGGCCAGATTTCATTGATAAGACGCGACAATCACTAATGGATCTTGCGCAACATGGGGACGGTTCACTGATGGGCTTTTCTTCACCTGCTGCTGACTTCCAGGAACAACGCATATCACTCGATCAGCGACTTATTCAAAAATCAGCCGCCACGTACTTTATGCTCGCTGTGGAGACTATTTACCGCTGCGGCATTATGAAAGATGCTCTTCTTGTCGTTGATGCGCCACTTACGTCATGCTACGACTCGCTGCTTATCTGCGAATCGGAAGGTGCATTCAATGTAAAACGGTACAGAACTCAGACTAGATCGCATCTGGAAAATGTGTCCAGGAATGAAAAAGGAAAGTTTGCCTGGGAAGGATTATGGAGAGGCTAGACCGATATTTGGGATGAGCACATACATCACCAACGATGCGTGCACGGGCGAGTTTGATGACTGCTCGGTGTTGTGAGGGAAAACGGCATAGTTATGCTCAGTAGATGGCTGTGCATTATCTGTGTCACAGATGTGTCATGCATGGATGCACCATAACGCAGTGGATAATCATGTGACGACACGTAATGACACAAGTCCGGCGCGAGCGCGGAAAAAACGATGCTAATACAGTCCGTTAAATACTGCTCTACGTTCTTCTAAGCCGTAAGCCGTAAGCCGTAAGCCGTAGGTCGTAGGTTCGAATCCTACAGGGCGCCATCTTTATATTTTCTAACGTCCCGCAAAGCCTGCTAAATCCAGCTAATACATGCTTTTCAACTGAGGGCATGTCTCTGGCGGCGGAAGAGGAAAGGTGAATCAGGCCCGCTACAGCACAATGCGGGCTTCAGTTGCTAGAATTCTCGCGATAAGGTCAGATACCCGTTGAACCGTACCGAGCATTCATTATCATTTGTAAAAGCTGACGAAATGAATTCATCAAGTTTGCCGTTTTTATCCGTAAACGTGTATTTTGCTGTTACAGTCAGTACATGGTTGTCGTGATAAATACGGTAGTAATCGCGCTCTGAAAGTCTTATATCAGCTGGTTTTTTTAAGTCAGCCTTACTGTCAGCAATCGCAAGTTTTCGGGCAAATACATCAGATACTGGCGCAATACTCAGCACTTCAACGGCGGTCTTATCGTGCTGGATTGTGGTCAGGTCAATACCCAGATCATTCTTTATGCTGGTAAGGAGCATCCCTTCGACATAATGCTCAGGTGCTGCACACTCGCTATCCGGAACTGCTGCTATTACACATACTGGCATGAAGATAATAGCCAGTGCATATGTGCGGATCATCGAACAACCTCCAGCAATGCACCTGTATCCTTACTTACAAGCAGGCGGGTCGAATGACTCATAATGATACAACCTTCTGAGGCAAATCCGGTAATACCAACACGCTTATCACCGTGCATTCGGAAGGTATGCATATCGCGTGCGTAGGTATTTCCACTAATATGTTTCAGGGTAATAGTCAGCGGCCCTTTGCTGGTGCCAGAGCTGCCAATTTTCCATGTTCCGCGCGGGATTGGCCCCATACCTCGCACGTGCTCGCGGTCAGGGTTATTTTTATTGGTAAGAACGCCGGAGTAACCTGTTTCAACGAGTTTTCCATTTTTGAACAGTTCACCGGTGCTTTGTTTATAAAGCCATTTAGCCATTAGTGATCTCCTTATGCGGTTTTACGTTCTTTCCAGCTGTCAGCATGCTGAATATTACCATCGACATAATTCCAGGTGATTTTTTCGAAAGTATGTGCCTTGTGCTGGCGCGTTCCGGTAGCAGCGCCGGTCATGTCATCGGTGGGGATAAATACATCGTGCTGCATCCCCACCAGTTCAATGCTTCCCTCTCGTCCAGTAATATCAACTCCTCCTTTCAGTAGCTTTTCGTCTTCCTCGTAAAGCCATAGATAAACGGGTATTGCCATCCTGGTAACTCCTTGTTACTCCCTGAAATTTAATTAACCATACCGCGCAATAAGTTTTGTAAGTGTAATATTTTATTGGCATGGATTAACCATGATTCGCGTCATTGATAAACAGGCATGATTCATTCATAAACCGAAAAGTCTCTGCGAAATACATCCCCTGTTTTCCCGGTCACCTTTCTGACCAGTTCGGCAATCTCAACGGGTCGGCAGAAGTAGTACCCTTGCAAAAAATCACACTTTTTTAAGCGCAGGTAGTCAGCCTGAGCCTGTGTTTCGACACCTTCTGCAATGATCCTGAGATGCATTTTTTTCGCCAGTTCGATAAGGCTATCCACCAGGCGGGTATCGCCACTACCGTCGATCTGGCGGATAAACAGTTTGTCTATTTTAATGAACTCTGGCTCCAGCGCGTGAATGTATGACAGGTTCGAATATCCCGTGCCGAAGTCATCGAGCGCAATCGCGATGCCGGAATTTCGTAACGTCGCAAACCACTCGCTCAGTTGAGGAGTGAAATGCAGCGGGTGCCTTTCGGTGATTTCTATAACGAGCCGCACGTGGCTTGCGGAGAGCCTGTGTAAAAGCTCAACGGAATCGGTTTTAAAACGAAGATCGAGGCAGTTATGGGGGCTAAGGTTAAGACAAATGTAGAGCCCGTCCGGCAAGAGATGACACCGGTGCTGTAGATCGGCAATGACCTGCTGAATAAGATGATGGGTTAGCGGAGCGATAAGATTATGTTCCTCCGCAAGAGGGATGAAAATATCAGGGGAGACGCAGCCATAGCGTGGATGTTTCCACCTGGCGAGCACTTCAATTCCGGCCATTTTGCCCGACTGACTGTCGAAAAAAGGCTGATAGACCGGCACGATCTGAAGCTGATGAATGGCCGCGCTCAATGTTTTTACCGGCGAGTGGCGAAAAAAACGGGCCAGCAGTGCGCGAAAGCGTGAGAGCCGCGCAGGGTTAGGTTTGTTAACGCTGTTCATTGTGAGCCTTTACCGTGCGGGCAACCGCAGAGCAGTGATCAGAATTTAACCCAGTCGCCGCGCTCTTTACCAGGTTAAAGCCGGTGTCGACATGCGAGACAGATCCGTTAATCCGGTTTTCGATCGCTTTCGCGGACCGGGCACTCCGCTGTGCAAGAGTACGTACGAACGCCTGCATGGGCGGCTTCAACGGCGGCATTCTGCGAAGCCGCTAATTAACGAGAAAAAAATGTTTACAGACTGGAAAGGAAAAAAGCCCTTCGCGTCACTGCTCAGGGCAAATACCTGGGCTGACATCAATCACTCAGGTTAATTTCTGCGCCGTTATTATTGCAAAGAGTGTGGAGCTCACTCATTTTGTAGTAAATAGGGGTGACATTCTGGTAATTTATTATGTAACCACGGCCTCTGACGTTTTTAATAAAATCCGCCGGTAATCCCAGCAACCTGATTTTATTGTTCAGATTATTCAGAACTTGCCATAATCGCTGTGTCGATGGGCTGAGGTTATTCTCCTCCCAGATTTTTTCAAATAACTCTTCCTTAGAGACAGGATTTTCCCTGCCATGCTTCAGAAGATAAAGGAATAGCTTCAGCATCGTTTCATTAAAATAGATCGAAACAAATGTGATGTTTTTATCGCTGCGACAACCTGTAAGGCGATAAATCCTGCGGTTAAGGATGTCGAAGTGAATACCATCACCGATCATAAATCCATATAGACGATAATCCATATCATTCCTGCTTGCGTATGATTAAATTAGTCTTATACCTCTGCATTTATGCCTTTCTATAACCCCTATTTTTTATATGGGAGATTATAAGGCCGCAAAGAGGGGTTTCCAATACACACCCCTATGCGCTATAGCGAAGGGGGAGCGTGATAATCATTTGTGGTGTTCTTTTTTTCATAAATGGTATTCTTGGAGTTAATGACTTAATTTATCTGTTTTGTAGTATTTTATGCTAAAAACATGTCTCTATCAAAATGCTCAAAATTTAATTTCAAATTTTTGCTAAAAATTGGCATTAAATGTTGGGCTGGTGTGGCACTCCTCGCATCATTGTTGTCCGATATATCGCATTACAATAAATGTGAGCGACCAAAGAGAGGAGTGAATTAAAATGATTTATCCTGAATCAGCTTTTTTTACCTCTGAAGGGCACGGATGAACAGGCTTTGTCCCTATATGTAGCCCCCGGTTGTGCTATGACGAATACTTATCTGATCAATGAAACCCTCCTTTTTGAACCTGAGATGCGCCGCCTGGGGCCGCTGAAGGGTTATCCTGAACGGTCGATCGCTCTGCATGGCCCCGTCAGTGAATGCCTTCTGCAACTTCTTGAAAACAATGACAGGATACTGAGCCAGCGTTTTTTATTTGCCGCCATATGGGAGAAACACGGGACTGTTGTCACCACGAATGCGCTGTATCAGACCATTGCCTCTGTACGTAAGGCATTGAAAACCGCCGGATTAGCGGAAGATGTGATTAAGACTTTTCCAAAGGAGGGCTTTAAATCAACCGCGGTGCTGCGTGTCGGAAAACGGGACGATTTTCTCACGTCAGACAATTCACCCTCTGCTATCGAAAATACAGGAATATCAGCTAAAACGGTGGTTTCTCATTCAATAAAACACAAAACCACGCTCGCGTATTGGCTGGCAGGCGGAATGTTTATTCTATCCTGTTCAATCTTCTGGTATGAATTTAATCACAGAGTACCTGTTTTTGATCATTACCAGAAAGTGGGGAAGATTGGCGGGTGTGAGGTGTTTTCCTCATGGCACAATATTGATAAAAGCCGCAGTACGTTTGAAACACTGACGAGCCGATATCCTGTTCAATGTACTGCCGGGATGTTTGCTTATTTAAGTCTTAATATTGCTCAGCATGGTATGTCGGTGATTGTCTGCGATCGCAATCCAAAAGCAAGTGCAGCGAATTGCCGGTCAATTTTTTACAGGCAACACTATAATGAATAAACCATTAATACACGGGGCTTTGATCGCGTTTGGTATTATTGCACCTTTACTGGGTGCCTGGTCCGTTCACGAACGGCGGGATAATTTTAGCTGTCAGATTCAGGCTGTTATTGTGGATGAAAATAGCGCTATTGATGTGAGTATGAATTATACGTTGAGGAATGGCAGAGGAATTTATGAGTCATCAGGGGAATACCGGGAAAAAGGGAAACCTCCGGAGGCGATCAGCAACAAAATTACCTTCAACTACTGGAATGAATCAGACAAGGTGATCATGGTTTCGAATGAGACAAATGCATTGCCGAAAAAGCCGCAGGCTTTCAGAGACCATACGCCAGATTTCTTTCATCGGCGCGATCGCGGTATCAGCCTGAAAATACTTCCCGCCAATGACAACAGCTATCTCTTCCTCTATGACGGCTTGCCCGTTTTCTTCTGCTCTAAAAGTGAGTAAGTGATGCAGTTTCCAGCCCCTTTCAATGTCCCCTTGGGTTACGTCTTTTTACACTTGATTATATAAAGATAATGAGTATAGTTCTCATTCTCTTTAGTGTTTGCGGGCGTTGACGGACTCATCCCGCATCAATAGTGAGCAGATCTCACACGGAACACTGAGTACAACGGTGGAATCTGCTCTGGCCTTACAGCCTGCCAACACAATCATAATCGCAGCCCTATGCGACGCAGATCCCCGCCTGACTCTCTTTAAACGGTAAAGGATGTTCCTGATGACCAAAAAATTG is a genomic window containing:
- a CDS encoding divergent PAP2 family protein — protein: MMSFVYLATPFVAWFVTGVTKFLVNSIREGKLAFSLIGYGGMPSNHSAIVFSMVSLIGFRNGIDNPAFGVAVTLAYIVLLDAKSLRKQVEKHAKAINKINQSGLRERVGHSLPEIAVGCLVGGIVGFIMSNF
- a CDS encoding decaprenyl-phosphate phosphoribosyltransferase: MTEYTVSERNSLPAGLIKLLRPKQWVKNLFVMAPLLFSSQFMNADSILHSVIAMLIFCAASSAVYVLNDINDVEKDRAHPKKRMKRPIASGAVSNAQAWALLAILYTVLALALAVYSNVAVVVIGYIGLNVAYSYKLKHIPVVDIFCIAIGFVLRTMAGAMAIGVSLSQWMFITTLCLALYLASIKRRQELLKSGKESRNVLGKYSVQLVSRYSEMSATGALVFYSLYVISEKPEMTITIPLVLFGLFRYWYNVDSLDGGESPTDSLLSDYPLILTILAWISTCVYVLMP
- a CDS encoding EamA family transporter, which gives rise to MGIIYIIISGLCSALAGAMLKLGAHRKPYVSLFDFWPHASAVGFYFVGFVFYFLALSRMSLTIAYPIMVSSAILFVMFMGTIWFAEPITTTKIVGAAIIILGVFVVNMA
- a CDS encoding acyltransferase family protein — encoded protein: MRNNVVDYYRALAVTLVTVYHIQMGLGKDTFDLNYGFNLFAPLGNGWIGVGIFFILSGYCMGMSTARDLTNGVTIFKSLRYLMKRFLRIAPAYYFSMLVWFVFINYFSIIKKPTDLIDIITHSIFIHNLIPETIYTINGVYWSIGVEMQFYVLLPVIIALATTLSKRVILLALCVVTTIATYYSDLSHAYKIGLANYLTLFVLGWMFYEYRHQIHYFLKKNNLGLACLLIAVTMMFYKGNSYSNSEKIFELIVSVFFGLSMINFAVDGKFAKTSYINELVALVGRASFSIYLYNYIFYAVKPVQYNLIAGLVLLITVIAFGILMYQIVEVQTEKIRKRIFSRKAQNDHVGQVA
- a CDS encoding acyltransferase family protein; amino-acid sequence: MGYFRFLLALLVCANHLWIIGGIGRYAVFSFYILSGYLMTEIVMGKYGTSPIGVYKYAINRILRIYPMYLLVFIFTIASLYILGVDNIKAFDSNLSLPSTIKSWLMNSTLIGMDFDVKERTIPPSWTLFVELFFYAFIPFAVKMGKKFISLWLTVSIGYHLTVLIISQKSLLGWDDRYGTIIAGSLGFSVGCYFRTYLLNWASSNKAFVSSVAALMICYAFTFIWFLNGPSTTQLKIMSALFFYINILSSAIIVYKLFNMKQSNTSRLLGDYSYPFYLLHLPIGYIIFKITDIEARSFVLLIAGTITTFFACFIAHAFEKRINKIRDKVRCL
- a CDS encoding LexA family transcriptional regulator, producing MPRQSDIHAAFVAAIQLNSRGYRYLSTDSFIEKLREFNWHFTRSNANSWTEHYRPDFIDKTRQSLMDLAQHGDGSLMGFSSPAADFQEQRISLDQRLIQKSAATYFMLAVETIYRCGIMKDALLVVDAPLTSCYDSLLICESEGAFNVKRYRTQTRSHLENVSRNEKGKFAWEGLWRG
- a CDS encoding Shiga toxin A subunit, producing the protein MIRTYALAIIFMPVCVIAAVPDSECAAPEHYVEGMLLTSIKNDLGIDLTTIQHDKTAVEVLSIAPVSDVFARKLAIADSKADLKKPADIRLSERDYYRIYHDNHVLTVTAKYTFTDKNGKLDEFISSAFTNDNECSVRFNGYLTLSREF
- a CDS encoding tlde1 domain-containing protein, which translates into the protein MAKWLYKQSTGELFKNGKLVETGYSGVLTNKNNPDREHVRGMGPIPRGTWKIGSSGTSKGPLTITLKHISGNTYARDMHTFRMHGDKRVGITGFASEGCIIMSHSTRLLVSKDTGALLEVVR
- a CDS encoding EAL domain-containing protein: MNSVNKPNPARLSRFRALLARFFRHSPVKTLSAAIHQLQIVPVYQPFFDSQSGKMAGIEVLARWKHPRYGCVSPDIFIPLAEEHNLIAPLTHHLIQQVIADLQHRCHLLPDGLYICLNLSPHNCLDLRFKTDSVELLHRLSASHVRLVIEITERHPLHFTPQLSEWFATLRNSGIAIALDDFGTGYSNLSYIHALEPEFIKIDKLFIRQIDGSGDTRLVDSLIELAKKMHLRIIAEGVETQAQADYLRLKKCDFLQGYYFCRPVEIAELVRKVTGKTGDVFRRDFSVYE
- a CDS encoding winged helix-turn-helix domain-containing protein, which produces MDYRLYGFMIGDGIHFDILNRRIYRLTGCRSDKNITFVSIYFNETMLKLFLYLLKHGRENPVSKEELFEKIWEENNLSPSTQRLWQVLNNLNNKIRLLGLPADFIKNVRGRGYIINYQNVTPIYYKMSELHTLCNNNGAEINLSD
- a CDS encoding transcriptional regulator, with product MTNTYLINETLLFEPEMRRLGPLKGYPERSIALHGPVSECLLQLLENNDRILSQRFLFAAIWEKHGTVVTTNALYQTIASVRKALKTAGLAEDVIKTFPKEGFKSTAVLRVGKRDDFLTSDNSPSAIENTGISAKTVVSHSIKHKTTLAYWLAGGMFILSCSIFWYEFNHRVPVFDHYQKVGKIGGCEVFSSWHNIDKSRSTFETLTSRYPVQCTAGMFAYLSLNIAQHGMSVIVCDRNPKASAANCRSIFYRQHYNE